The following coding sequences are from one Cystobacter fuscus DSM 2262 window:
- a CDS encoding peptidoglycan-binding domain-containing protein yields the protein MKESRKAGWDALRADPHEPRPGTSKAIPLQTGTKKTITLELPVLRLVVIDASGAPYADKAYTLEVEGSSTDKKTGTTQVGTPITQKMMGKGTVRLSLKLPGAAAPAGSPPAAPPPPSAAGAAPAYPLPIHAGDFTDDVAKPEDVTVRWQLTAIVGDLFDQDKTQAALVRLHNLGYHLPKPDPNAPETQASVRAFQRKYGLTPTGALADVQQRLLDEHDKP from the coding sequence ATGAAGGAGTCGAGAAAGGCGGGCTGGGACGCCCTGCGGGCTGACCCGCATGAGCCCCGGCCCGGCACGTCCAAGGCCATCCCGCTCCAGACGGGCACGAAGAAGACCATCACGCTCGAGTTGCCCGTCCTGCGCCTAGTCGTCATCGACGCCAGCGGGGCGCCGTACGCGGACAAGGCGTACACCCTTGAGGTCGAGGGCTCCTCCACGGACAAGAAGACGGGGACCACCCAGGTTGGCACGCCCATCACCCAGAAGATGATGGGAAAGGGGACGGTCCGGCTGAGCCTCAAGCTGCCAGGCGCCGCCGCTCCCGCTGGCAGTCCACCCGCTGCGCCCCCGCCCCCGTCCGCGGCGGGAGCCGCGCCCGCCTACCCGCTTCCGATTCATGCGGGAGACTTCACGGACGATGTGGCGAAGCCCGAGGACGTCACGGTCCGGTGGCAATTGACGGCCATCGTCGGCGATCTGTTCGACCAAGACAAGACGCAAGCCGCGCTGGTGCGACTCCACAACCTGGGCTACCATCTGCCCAAGCCCGATCCGAACGCCCCCGAAACCCAGGCCTCCGTGCGCGCCTTTCAACGGAAATACGGGCTGACCCCCACCGGTGCGCTCGCGGACGTGCAACAGCGGCTCCTGGATGAGCACGACAAGCCTTGA
- a CDS encoding ATP-dependent helicase HrpA, translating to MATQAAASKEPIKEKTSRVDWAEWLRRTFDFGVFACVRCGGRRRVLADVNEAGGVRAILEHLGLATAGARLAPAHGSLQAAWR from the coding sequence GTGGCGACCCAGGCAGCGGCCAGCAAGGAGCCGATAAAGGAGAAGACGTCGCGAGTAGACTGGGCCGAGTGGCTCAGGAGGACGTTCGACTTCGGCGTGTTCGCCTGCGTGAGGTGTGGAGGCAGGCGGCGAGTGCTGGCGGACGTGAACGAGGCGGGAGGGGTGCGAGCGATTCTGGAGCACCTGGGACTGGCCACGGCAGGAGCGAGGCTGGCCCCGGCGCACGGGTCCCTCCAAGCCGCGTGGCGTTGA
- a CDS encoding oxygenase MpaB family protein — MQMALALFTWSLPSCYACAKGAQVLVSTGRIDKYVNYRIVETSQFLMDVMAEGGLERGGRGVRTAQKIRLLHATIRYHVRHYPKWQPEWGTPINQEDQAITLLTFALLPHTLTKLGLDFTPAEQDAFFHCWRVIGHILGIDASLLPRDPNEGQQLWDAITRRQVAPSEAGRTLTHSLINYMKELVPGTISMASRRC, encoded by the coding sequence ATGCAGATGGCGTTGGCCCTCTTCACCTGGTCCCTTCCCAGTTGCTACGCGTGCGCCAAGGGAGCACAGGTGCTGGTGTCGACCGGACGCATCGACAAGTACGTGAACTACCGGATCGTCGAGACGTCTCAGTTCCTCATGGATGTGATGGCCGAGGGCGGATTGGAGCGGGGCGGCCGCGGAGTCCGCACGGCACAGAAGATCCGGCTGCTGCATGCGACCATCCGCTACCACGTGCGCCACTACCCGAAGTGGCAGCCCGAGTGGGGGACGCCCATCAATCAAGAGGATCAAGCCATCACGCTCCTGACGTTCGCGCTGCTACCCCACACGTTGACGAAGCTCGGGCTCGACTTCACCCCGGCGGAGCAGGACGCCTTCTTCCATTGCTGGCGGGTGATTGGCCATATCCTGGGCATCGACGCGTCCCTGCTGCCCCGCGACCCGAACGAGGGCCAGCAACTCTGGGACGCCATCACCCGGCGCCAGGTGGCCCCGTCGGAGGCCGGGCGCACGTTGACCCATTCGCTCATCAATTACATGAAGGAGCTCGTTCCCGGGACGATTTCGATGGCCTCCCGGCGGTGCTGA
- a CDS encoding integrase core domain-containing protein: MPTPVHQQPSRTRRLAPWLDHYNYARPHTACGGQPPISRLSPTC, from the coding sequence CTGCCCACACCCGTTCACCAGCAACCAAGCCGGACACGACGCCTCGCACCCTGGCTCGACCACTACAACTACGCTCGACCCCACACCGCATGCGGCGGCCAGCCACCCATCAGCCGACTGTCACCAACCTGCTGA
- a CDS encoding alpha/beta hydrolase, which translates to MSEMLHGCLPDTEYFEITAQSGHRYGVWVTTPPGYADSTEPLPLIYVVDGNWTVGLTAPLIVTQADPYLTIAPYIQVSIGYAGEEAAAWAQLRNRDLVPPGEPVSDEMVATVRSARDTGAMTQEQADAYLANLADTHADIFLDFLTAELHPRLQSQLRVSESGHGLFGYSYGGLFALYAWLRAAAPFATFGAGTPGVASADSQVFKLVEALPERSVDSAAPQLHVTLNESELLGGIPIYRRIARNVLSVVEELHGKGRSQDVSSALLHETHVTGLQASFLSYLKTCHAR; encoded by the coding sequence ATGAGCGAGATGTTGCACGGCTGCTTGCCGGACACGGAGTACTTTGAGATCACAGCACAGTCGGGGCACCGTTACGGCGTCTGGGTGACCACACCCCCCGGTTATGCGGACTCCACAGAGCCCCTGCCGCTGATCTACGTGGTAGACGGCAACTGGACCGTTGGCCTCACCGCGCCCCTCATCGTCACCCAGGCAGACCCATATTTGACGATCGCCCCGTACATTCAAGTCAGCATCGGTTACGCCGGTGAGGAGGCCGCGGCCTGGGCACAGCTTCGCAACCGCGATCTGGTTCCGCCGGGGGAGCCTGTCAGCGACGAGATGGTGGCCACGGTCAGGTCGGCTCGCGACACGGGTGCGATGACTCAGGAGCAGGCGGACGCCTACCTCGCGAATCTAGCGGACACTCACGCGGACATCTTCCTCGACTTCCTGACTGCCGAACTCCACCCTCGGTTGCAATCGCAGTTGCGTGTCAGCGAGTCCGGGCATGGCCTCTTCGGCTACTCCTACGGAGGTCTTTTCGCCCTCTATGCATGGCTACGGGCGGCAGCCCCGTTCGCGACCTTTGGTGCGGGCACCCCCGGAGTCGCGAGTGCGGACAGCCAGGTGTTCAAGCTAGTCGAGGCCCTGCCTGAGCGCAGTGTGGACTCAGCGGCTCCACAGTTGCACGTCACGCTGAATGAATCTGAACTTCTAGGGGGAATTCCGATCTATCGAAGAATAGCGCGCAACGTGCTCTCGGTCGTGGAAGAGTTGCACGGCAAGGGACGATCGCAGGATGTTTCGAGCGCGTTGTTACACGAGACACACGTCACCGGGCTGCAGGCATCGTTCCTGAGCTATTTGAAGACATGCCATGCACGCTAG
- a CDS encoding TetR/AcrR family transcriptional regulator, whose protein sequence is MKSPVGEGKQRLLEALFDEFDENGPSPNLSIRYIAERLDVHHTLLTYHFWP, encoded by the coding sequence GTGAAGTCACCGGTGGGGGAAGGGAAACAGCGCCTCCTGGAGGCGCTGTTCGACGAGTTCGATGAGAACGGCCCGAGCCCGAACTTGTCCATCCGCTACATAGCGGAGCGGCTCGACGTGCACCACACGCTGCTGACATATCACTTCTGGCCCTAG
- a CDS encoding xanthine dehydrogenase family protein molybdopterin-binding subunit produces the protein MTTVPFADRARVDAREKVMGRTAYAADVPLPGLLYAMTVPARIAKGQLTALSLEEAARVPGVVRILTADDFPPPPQGGGLPLPPTLIREIAYRGQPVALVVAKTLEAAIEGAEAVRATYADQTFSPLIDSTGAAHEPFAGVEVGNARLAMETASTSHADTYVSPAQHHNPIEMLSTTAQWSGGRLTVWEGTQSSGPVKTVLALMLRLDRSLIDVKSPSVGGSFGQKGAFQRQTTLVAHAAMLLGRPVKLVMPRAQIFHNACFRPRSRHHVKLGADAGKMVAVQYDADHQQSRTGDFPPFYHEATVQMYGIANYLGTASNIRIDTQAPGYMRTPFPQPSNFSFESAVDELAYKLGEDPVAFRLRHDATIDPLNGKPLSSRFLNDCIREGARRFGWERRTAAPGSMTLPDGTQVGWGIGCGAYKSMTTPSLVTLRVYADGRTCYAASGHEMGQGIRTAIAAVLLRELDLDPDRLEILIGDTSAAPQHPTAGSSGTASVVSAAATAAAKMREAADALFAGRVLSGNLHQRLFKVRRPYLEIEASQVGPGQDPSVLDALRQGGFGPWGPQYPSFTAFSYIAHFVEVHVEPRTRRVRVPRVVSVVDCGRVVSPRTAVSQVLGGVVWAIGATLREETEVDPRFGGWLNCDLADYVVPVNADVGDIDVSFIDKPDPLTNTIGAKGLGEVAMAGASGAIANAIYHATGKRVRKMPIRLEDLL, from the coding sequence ATGACCACCGTCCCCTTCGCTGATCGCGCCCGCGTCGACGCGCGCGAAAAGGTCATGGGCCGTACCGCCTATGCCGCCGATGTGCCCCTGCCGGGCCTGCTCTACGCGATGACCGTGCCAGCGCGGATCGCCAAGGGCCAGCTCACCGCGCTGTCGCTCGAGGAGGCGGCGCGCGTACCCGGCGTGGTGCGCATCCTGACCGCCGACGACTTCCCACCCCCGCCCCAGGGGGGAGGGCTGCCCCTGCCGCCGACCCTCATCCGTGAGATCGCCTATCGTGGCCAGCCCGTGGCGCTGGTCGTCGCCAAGACGCTGGAGGCCGCGATCGAGGGCGCCGAGGCGGTGCGCGCGACCTATGCCGACCAGACCTTCAGCCCGCTGATCGACAGCACCGGCGCGGCGCACGAGCCGTTCGCGGGTGTGGAGGTCGGCAACGCCCGGCTCGCCATGGAGACCGCCTCGACATCGCACGCCGACACCTACGTGAGCCCGGCGCAGCACCACAACCCGATCGAGATGCTCTCCACCACCGCGCAATGGTCGGGTGGCAGGCTCACCGTGTGGGAAGGGACTCAGTCCTCGGGCCCGGTGAAGACCGTGCTCGCGCTCATGCTTCGGCTGGACCGCTCACTGATCGATGTGAAGAGCCCCTCGGTCGGCGGCAGCTTCGGGCAGAAGGGCGCGTTTCAGCGCCAGACCACGCTCGTCGCGCACGCCGCGATGCTGCTCGGGCGCCCGGTGAAGCTGGTCATGCCGCGCGCGCAGATCTTCCACAACGCGTGCTTCCGGCCGAGGAGCCGCCATCACGTCAAGCTTGGCGCGGACGCGGGCAAGATGGTCGCGGTCCAGTACGACGCCGACCACCAGCAGTCGCGCACGGGCGACTTCCCCCCCTTCTACCACGAGGCGACGGTGCAGATGTACGGCATCGCCAACTATCTCGGCACCGCCAGCAACATCCGCATCGATACGCAGGCTCCGGGCTACATGCGCACGCCGTTCCCTCAGCCCTCCAACTTCTCGTTCGAGAGCGCGGTCGACGAACTCGCTTACAAGCTCGGCGAGGACCCGGTCGCGTTCCGTCTGCGGCATGACGCGACGATCGACCCGCTCAATGGCAAGCCGCTGTCGTCGCGGTTCCTGAACGACTGCATCCGCGAGGGGGCGCGACGCTTCGGCTGGGAGCGGCGGACCGCGGCGCCGGGGTCGATGACGTTGCCCGACGGAACGCAGGTCGGCTGGGGAATCGGCTGCGGCGCCTATAAGTCCATGACGACGCCTTCGCTGGTGACCTTGCGCGTCTACGCCGATGGCAGGACGTGCTACGCCGCCTCGGGCCACGAGATGGGTCAGGGAATCCGCACCGCGATCGCCGCGGTGCTGCTGCGCGAGCTCGACCTGGATCCCGACCGGCTGGAGATCTTGATTGGCGACACCAGTGCCGCGCCGCAGCACCCCACCGCCGGCTCGTCGGGCACGGCGAGCGTCGTCTCCGCTGCCGCCACCGCCGCGGCGAAGATGCGCGAGGCGGCGGACGCGCTGTTCGCGGGTCGCGTGCTCTCCGGCAACCTGCACCAGCGGCTCTTCAAGGTGCGTCGCCCGTACCTGGAGATCGAGGCGTCGCAAGTCGGGCCCGGGCAGGATCCCAGCGTGCTGGACGCGCTCAGGCAGGGCGGCTTCGGGCCGTGGGGACCGCAATATCCGTCGTTCACGGCGTTCAGCTACATCGCCCACTTCGTCGAGGTCCACGTCGAGCCGCGCACGCGGCGGGTGCGTGTGCCGCGGGTCGTCAGCGTCGTCGACTGCGGGCGGGTGGTGAGCCCGAGGACCGCGGTGAGCCAGGTGCTGGGCGGCGTCGTCTGGGCGATTGGCGCGACGCTGCGCGAGGAGACCGAGGTCGACCCGCGCTTTGGCGGCTGGCTGAACTGCGACCTCGCCGACTACGTCGTGCCGGTGAACGCCGACGTGGGCGACATCGACGTCTCCTTCATCGACAAGCCCGACCCGCTGACCAATACGATTGGCGCCAAGGGGCTGGGCGAGGTGGCGATGGCCGGTGCGTCCGGTGCGATCGCCAACGCCATCTACCACGCGACCGGCAAGCGCGTGCGCAAGATGCCGATCCGGCTCGAGGACCTGCTGTAG
- a CDS encoding FAD binding domain-containing protein, whose translation MQPFTYTRPTSAAEAVAAHSRAGADARYIAGGTSLYDMMKLDIDRPRHLIDVTSIRGLDRIDTGGDQLRFEALVPMSAVAANPTLQSDYPLLAESLWKAASQQLRNMATVGGNLLQRTRCLYFRNGTGNPSSVGTFPCNKREPGSGCAAIGGIDRGQAVLGTSDACTAVSPGDWPVALVAMDASLELLGPTGSRTLPVADLYRLPGTTPHLEFTLQPGEMIIAIVVPKTRAGRASTYHKIRDRESYAFALASAAVALEMDGDRVGRARIALGGVATRPWRATAAEQSLVGQPLTPETALAAGRAALSGATPGHYNRFKIELGARTVADALLIAAGRNA comes from the coding sequence ATGCAACCGTTCACCTATACCCGGCCGACGTCCGCCGCCGAGGCGGTGGCCGCGCACAGCCGCGCTGGCGCGGACGCGCGCTACATCGCGGGTGGCACGTCGCTGTACGACATGATGAAGCTCGACATCGACCGGCCGCGCCACCTGATCGACGTGACCTCGATCCGCGGGCTCGACCGGATCGACACCGGCGGCGACCAGCTTCGGTTCGAGGCGCTGGTGCCGATGAGCGCGGTGGCGGCCAATCCCACGCTGCAGAGCGACTATCCCCTGCTCGCCGAATCGCTGTGGAAGGCCGCCTCGCAGCAGCTGCGCAACATGGCGACGGTGGGGGGCAACCTCCTCCAACGCACGCGCTGCCTGTATTTCCGCAACGGCACCGGCAACCCGTCCTCGGTCGGCACCTTCCCCTGCAACAAGCGCGAGCCTGGCTCCGGCTGCGCGGCGATCGGTGGGATCGACCGCGGCCAGGCGGTGCTCGGCACCAGCGACGCGTGCACCGCGGTCAGCCCGGGCGACTGGCCCGTGGCGCTGGTGGCGATGGACGCCTCCCTCGAGCTGCTCGGTCCGACCGGCTCGCGCACGCTGCCAGTGGCCGACCTCTACCGCCTGCCCGGCACGACCCCGCATCTGGAGTTCACGCTCCAGCCGGGCGAGATGATCATCGCGATCGTCGTGCCCAAGACCCGCGCCGGACGCGCGTCGACCTATCACAAGATCCGCGACCGCGAGAGCTACGCCTTCGCGCTCGCCTCCGCCGCGGTCGCGCTCGAGATGGATGGCGACCGGGTGGGCCGCGCGCGGATCGCCCTGGGCGGGGTGGCGACCAGACCCTGGCGCGCCACCGCCGCCGAGCAGTCGCTCGTCGGCCAGCCACTCACCCCCGAGACCGCGCTCGCCGCGGGCCGCGCGGCGCTCTCCGGCGCGACGCCGGGCCACTACAACCGCTTCAAGATCGAACTCGGCGCGCGCACCGTCGCCGACGCGCTGCTGATCGCCGCTGGGAGGAATGCCTGA
- a CDS encoding (2Fe-2S)-binding protein: MADDENKTAPLTVTRRTALGAGATLLTLSLACEQSLSPQAPVPPPPEVGNPLDLRTTVNGHAVEVAIDTRTSLLDLVREQLGLTGTKKGCDHGQCGACTVHVDGRRVASCLTLAAKVEGREVTTIEGLANGEQLHPMQQAFIDHDALQCGYCTPGQIMAAVACVREGNATSRERIREYMSGNICRCGAYVGIVAAIEDAASKMGRG; this comes from the coding sequence ATGGCTGACGATGAGAACAAGACGGCGCCCCTGACAGTCACGCGTCGGACCGCGCTGGGCGCCGGCGCGACGCTGCTGACGCTGTCGCTGGCTTGCGAGCAATCCCTGTCGCCGCAAGCCCCCGTACCTCCGCCTCCGGAGGTTGGCAACCCGCTCGACCTGCGAACAACGGTGAACGGCCATGCGGTGGAGGTCGCGATCGACACGCGCACGTCGCTGCTCGACCTGGTGCGCGAACAGCTGGGGCTGACCGGCACCAAGAAGGGCTGCGACCACGGCCAGTGCGGCGCCTGCACCGTCCACGTCGACGGTCGTCGCGTCGCGTCGTGCCTGACGCTCGCGGCCAAGGTCGAGGGTCGCGAGGTGACGACGATCGAGGGGCTGGCCAACGGCGAGCAGTTGCACCCGATGCAGCAGGCGTTCATCGACCACGACGCGTTGCAGTGCGGCTATTGCACCCCGGGCCAGATCATGGCCGCGGTTGCCTGCGTGCGCGAGGGCAACGCCACGTCGCGCGAGCGCATCCGCGAGTACATGAGCGGCAACATCTGCCGCTGCGGCGCCTACGTTGGCATCGTCGCGGCGATCGAGGACGCCGCGTCCAAGATGGGGAGGGGCTGA
- a CDS encoding transposase zinc-binding domain-containing protein produces the protein MCPSCNAKRAHVTAAHLVERVLPHVPYRQWTLSFPHWERWVLLKDAGLLCSS, from the coding sequence GTGTGCCCGTCCTGCAATGCGAAGCGGGCGCATGTGACGGCGGCGCATCTGGTGGAGCGGGTGCTGCCGCACGTGCCCTACCGGCAGTGGACGCTGTCCTTTCCGCACTGGGAGCGGTGGGTGCTGCTCAAGGATGCGGGGCTGCTCTGCTCCTCCTGA
- a CDS encoding DUF4846 domain-containing protein, with translation MRRSPIWRLPVLALLLGACLVGASEPRAPTRQERARYPWLSADSSIRPLSEALPPPEGYTRVALEEGSFGAWLRGLPLRPEGTPVLDFQGRTILPAKNDSLAAVAELDVGRADLQQCADSLIRLHAEWLWSRGDKERIAYRFTNGDLASWPRYAQGERARVSGSKVTWEKRGPVDGSRAAFQKYLDLVFTYAGTLSLAAGKRRPSREDVRPGDFFVLGGSPGHTVMVLDVARDAEGRRVALLGQGFTPAQDFHVLSPGDAGPWFSLEGDTVATPFWAPFPWSSLRRW, from the coding sequence ATGCGCCGCTCCCCCATCTGGAGACTCCCCGTGCTGGCCCTGCTGCTGGGGGCTTGCCTCGTCGGGGCGTCCGAGCCCCGCGCGCCCACCCGGCAGGAGCGGGCCCGCTACCCCTGGCTGTCCGCGGACAGTTCCATCCGTCCGCTCTCCGAGGCCCTGCCTCCTCCGGAGGGCTACACGCGCGTCGCGCTCGAGGAGGGCTCCTTCGGCGCCTGGCTGCGGGGTCTGCCGCTGAGGCCGGAGGGCACCCCGGTCCTCGACTTCCAGGGGCGGACCATCCTGCCCGCGAAGAATGACTCCCTCGCCGCGGTGGCCGAGCTGGACGTGGGACGGGCGGATCTCCAGCAGTGCGCGGACTCCCTCATCCGCCTGCACGCCGAGTGGCTCTGGTCCCGTGGCGACAAGGAGCGCATCGCCTACCGCTTCACGAATGGAGACCTCGCCTCCTGGCCGCGCTACGCCCAAGGGGAGCGCGCTCGCGTGTCCGGCTCGAAGGTGACGTGGGAGAAGCGCGGGCCGGTGGATGGCTCGCGCGCCGCGTTCCAGAAGTACCTGGACCTGGTGTTCACCTACGCGGGCACGCTGTCCCTCGCCGCCGGAAAGCGGCGGCCCTCGCGCGAGGACGTGCGCCCGGGAGACTTCTTCGTGCTGGGCGGCAGTCCGGGCCACACGGTGATGGTGCTGGACGTGGCGCGCGATGCCGAGGGCCGGCGCGTGGCGTTGCTCGGCCAGGGCTTCACGCCCGCGCAGGACTTCCACGTGCTGTCCCCGGGCGATGCGGGGCCCTGGTTCTCGCTGGAGGGCGACACGGTGGCGACGCCCTTCTGGGCCCCCTTCCCCTGGTCCTCCCTGCGCCGGTGGTAA
- a CDS encoding mevalonate kinase family protein, producing MERALSAPGKLFVSGEYAVLWGGLSRVAAVGPRTAALVRRRADSQVHICLEEGTLAGRTTPRGVKWEREVPPGFSFVARTLDEALRLHGRESVGFDLALAPSAVGPNGLKLGMGGSACATVLAADAVRFVLEERFDALKLALVTHAAAQGGKGSGGDVATSHAGGVVRYRRYEVSGLIEASSAGGYRAAVDAAPAVDVWRLPTPRVSLGYAFTGESASTRVLISQVEAKWGEQGRRSFVERSDALGQEIEEGLAGGDFRSFSEAVREQHALLQELGPLETEPMKRVLGLAASYGCAGKQSGAGGGDGCILFAPDAEQRAALLEGIRARGFHTLELTVEPGVRSEAVADSRLRAWLDACS from the coding sequence ATGGAGCGCGCCCTCTCGGCCCCGGGGAAGTTGTTCGTGTCCGGCGAGTACGCCGTGCTGTGGGGAGGCCTGTCGCGCGTGGCGGCGGTGGGCCCCCGCACGGCGGCGCTGGTGCGGCGGCGGGCCGACTCCCAGGTGCACATCTGCCTGGAGGAGGGGACGCTGGCGGGGCGGACGACGCCTCGGGGCGTGAAGTGGGAGCGCGAGGTGCCCCCGGGCTTCTCCTTCGTGGCGCGCACGCTGGACGAGGCGCTGCGGCTGCACGGGCGCGAGTCGGTGGGCTTCGATCTGGCGCTGGCGCCCTCGGCGGTGGGCCCCAACGGGCTCAAGCTGGGCATGGGCGGCAGCGCGTGCGCCACGGTGCTGGCGGCCGACGCGGTGCGCTTCGTCCTGGAGGAGCGCTTCGACGCGCTGAAGCTGGCGCTCGTGACGCACGCGGCGGCCCAGGGCGGCAAGGGCAGCGGCGGCGACGTGGCCACGAGTCACGCGGGCGGTGTGGTGCGCTACCGGCGCTACGAAGTCTCCGGGCTCATCGAGGCGTCGAGCGCCGGGGGCTACCGCGCGGCGGTGGATGCGGCGCCCGCGGTGGACGTGTGGCGGCTGCCCACGCCCCGGGTGTCCCTGGGCTATGCCTTCACGGGCGAGAGCGCGTCCACGCGCGTGCTCATCTCCCAGGTGGAGGCGAAGTGGGGCGAGCAGGGCCGCCGCTCCTTCGTGGAGCGCTCGGACGCGCTGGGCCAGGAAATCGAAGAGGGGCTCGCGGGCGGTGACTTCCGCTCCTTCTCCGAGGCCGTGCGCGAGCAACACGCGCTGCTGCAGGAGTTGGGTCCGCTGGAGACCGAGCCGATGAAGCGGGTGCTGGGTCTGGCCGCGTCCTACGGGTGCGCGGGCAAGCAATCCGGAGCCGGGGGAGGGGATGGGTGCATCCTGTTCGCCCCGGACGCCGAGCAGCGCGCGGCGCTGTTGGAGGGCATCCGCGCGCGGGGCTTCCACACGTTGGAGCTCACCGTGGAGCCCGGTGTGCGCAGCGAGGCCGTGGCGGATTCTCGGTTGCGCGCCTGGCTCGACGCCTGTTCCTGA
- the mvaD gene encoding diphosphomevalonate decarboxylase, protein MKATALAHPNLALVKYWGKRDDALILPHQSSLSLTLSPLSVRTTVAFGEGNADAVELNGYVAKGSERDRVLRVLDTVRAEAKERSLGPARMVSRGDFPASAGLASSAAGFAALAVAARAAAGLPADPRASSLLARLGSGSACRSVQGGLCEWMRGERPDGSDSYAVQRFDEKHWPELRMVVAIVSRDEKEVKSRDGMKNAVETSPYYPAWVKDAEAEVVRARDYIARKDLQALGDMCERNAWRMHATSLAADPPLCYLMPGTLALIHSLREQRKKGVPVWFTLDAGPNPCILTDAAHEVAAEALARACGATEVVRCVPGGDARLLTEHLF, encoded by the coding sequence ATGAAGGCGACCGCCCTCGCGCATCCGAACCTGGCGCTGGTGAAGTACTGGGGCAAGCGGGATGACGCGCTCATCCTTCCCCATCAATCGAGTCTGTCCCTGACGCTCTCGCCCCTGTCGGTGCGCACCACGGTGGCCTTCGGCGAGGGCAACGCCGACGCGGTGGAGCTCAACGGCTACGTGGCCAAGGGCAGCGAACGGGACCGGGTCCTGCGCGTGCTGGACACGGTGCGCGCCGAGGCGAAGGAGCGCTCGCTCGGCCCGGCGAGGATGGTGTCGCGCGGGGACTTCCCGGCGTCGGCGGGCCTGGCGAGCAGCGCGGCGGGCTTCGCGGCCCTGGCGGTGGCGGCGCGCGCGGCCGCGGGGCTGCCGGCGGATCCCCGGGCGTCGAGCCTCCTGGCGCGGCTGGGCAGCGGCTCGGCGTGCCGCAGCGTGCAGGGCGGCCTGTGCGAGTGGATGCGCGGTGAGCGCCCGGACGGCTCGGACAGCTACGCGGTGCAGCGCTTCGACGAGAAGCACTGGCCGGAGCTGCGCATGGTGGTGGCCATCGTCAGCCGCGACGAGAAGGAAGTGAAGTCGCGCGACGGCATGAAGAACGCCGTGGAGACGAGCCCCTACTACCCGGCGTGGGTGAAGGACGCCGAGGCCGAGGTGGTGCGCGCGCGCGACTACATCGCCCGGAAGGATCTCCAGGCGCTGGGGGACATGTGCGAGCGCAACGCGTGGCGGATGCATGCCACGTCGCTCGCGGCGGATCCTCCGCTCTGCTACCTCATGCCGGGCACGCTGGCGCTCATCCACTCGTTGCGCGAGCAGCGCAAGAAGGGCGTGCCGGTGTGGTTCACCCTGGATGCGGGCCCCAACCCGTGCATCCTCACGGACGCGGCGCACGAGGTGGCGGCCGAGGCGCTCGCGCGCGCCTGTGGCGCCACCGAGGTGGTGCGGTGCGTGCCGGGCGGGGACGCGCGGCTGCTCACGGAGCACCTGTTCTGA